A segment of the Alistipes communis genome:
CAGCAGCTCGGTGCTCTCGACGGCACGACGGAGCGATGCGACCTGCTGGTCGTAGAGCGTTGCCGACTCGCGTGCCGTCTGGCAGGCGGTCAGCGCATCGTTGACCTCTTGTCCGGCATTGAGAATCGTCTGCTCGTAGGCGAGCATCGCCTCCTGCTGCTGCGCTTTGGCGATCTTCACGCGCGCACGGTTGGCGCCGGCCTGGAAGATCGGCTGCAACAATTGTCCTGCGGCCGACAGAAGCAGCTTGCCGGGGTTGACGATCTGCGACCCTGCGCTGTTCGTCCAACCGGCCGTACCGCTGAGCGTAATCTGCGGATAGAGCGCCGATCGTGCTTCGGCCGTAGCGTAGTAGGCCGACATGAGCGAGTACTCGGCGCTGCGTACGTCGGGACGGCGCGAGAGCAGTTGCACGGGGACGCCGATGAGCAGGTCGGCGGGCATCCGCTGGCTTTCGAGCGAGCCGCGCTCGATCTTGTGCGGAGTCTGCGCCAACAGCGAACATAGGCTGTTTTCGGTCTCGCTGATCGACTGCGCGAGCTGCTTGACCGACGTCTCGACACTGTAATAGGCCGCTTCGTTCTGTGCGACGGCTGCTTCGGTCGCCATGCCCGCGTCCTTCATCGCACGGATGGCGTCGACTGCTTCACGCCATGCCGAGGCGGTCTCGTTGGCGATGGCGTATTGTTCGTCGAGCATGCAGAGCGTGAAGTAGAGGTTGGCCGTCGTGGCGATCAACTGCGTGCGAACGGCCTGGCGATACTCGATGCTCTGGTAGTAGAGCGCCTTGTTGCGGAGTTTGCCGTTGCGCAGCCGCGAGAAAATATCGATCTCCCAGCTGGCCGTCACGGGAAGGTTGTAAGTCCAAGTCCCCTTCGAATTGTCGAAACTGCTTACGCCGCCCTGGGGTGCGAGCGTGAAGGAGGGGAGCAGCGAGAGCCGTGCAGTGCGGAGCGTCGCTTCGGCCTCCTCGACCTGCAACTGTGCCGTGCGCAGATCGGTGTTGCGTACCAGCACCGTATCGATGAGCTGCTGCAACCGCTCGTCGGGGAAGAGCGCCCGCCAGTCGAGGTCGGC
Coding sequences within it:
- a CDS encoding efflux transporter outer membrane subunit, translated to MIRNSLFAAVALLMTGCGIYKPYTRPEVTTDGIYREPVTPTDTASLADLDWRALFPDERLQQLIDTVLVRNTDLRTAQLQVEEAEATLRTARLSLLPSFTLAPQGGVSSFDNSKGTWTYNLPVTASWEIDIFSRLRNGKLRNKALYYQSIEYRQAVRTQLIATTANLYFTLCMLDEQYAIANETASAWREAVDAIRAMKDAGMATEAAVAQNEAAYYSVETSVKQLAQSISETENSLCSLLAQTPHKIERGSLESQRMPADLLIGVPVQLLSRRPDVRSAEYSLMSAYYATAEARSALYPQITLSGTAGWTNSAGSQIVNPGKLLLSAAGQLLQPIFQAGANRARVKIAKAQQQEAMLAYEQTILNAGQEVNDALTACQTARESATLYDQQVASLRRAVESTELLMQHGSTTYLEVLTARQSLLSAQLQQVANRFTELQSVVTLYHALGGGRETETAQ